The following coding sequences lie in one Listeria ivanovii subsp. londoniensis genomic window:
- the obgE gene encoding GTPase ObgE: MFVDQVKIYVKAGNGGDGMVAFRREKFVPNGGPAGGDGGKGADVVFVVDEGLRTLVDFRFKRIFKAEHGEHGMSKSMHGRGAQDLVVKVPQGTIVKDIDTGEIIADLVAHGQRAVIAKAGRGGRGNKRFATPANPAPELSENGEPGQERNVQLELKVLADVGLVGFPSVGKSTLLSVVSAARPKIAAYHFTTIVPNLGMVDAGDGRSFVMADLPGLIEGASQGVGLGHQFLRHIERTRVIVHVIDMSGSEGRVPFDDYVAINNELEQYNLRLMERPQIIVANKMDMPDAEENLKEFKTKIEEEIPVFPISAVTKTGLRELLLAIADKLETTPEFPLNEILEQEDEDTVLYKYVAEEPDFEITREPDGTFVLSGTKIERLFTMTNFERDASISRFARQLRAMGVDEALRKRGAKDGDIVRLLDYEFEFME, encoded by the coding sequence ATGTTTGTAGATCAGGTTAAGATTTATGTAAAAGCTGGAAATGGTGGGGACGGTATGGTGGCATTCCGTCGCGAAAAATTTGTACCAAACGGTGGTCCTGCTGGAGGCGATGGAGGTAAAGGGGCAGATGTTGTTTTTGTCGTTGATGAAGGTTTGCGGACATTAGTAGATTTTCGTTTTAAACGAATTTTTAAAGCGGAACACGGTGAACATGGCATGAGCAAAAGTATGCATGGTCGAGGTGCGCAAGATTTAGTCGTGAAGGTACCACAAGGAACGATTGTAAAAGATATAGATACGGGCGAAATTATTGCCGATTTAGTTGCTCATGGTCAGCGAGCAGTTATCGCGAAAGCAGGTCGTGGCGGACGAGGAAATAAACGCTTTGCTACACCTGCAAACCCAGCTCCTGAACTATCCGAAAACGGAGAGCCAGGTCAAGAAAGAAATGTGCAATTAGAACTTAAAGTACTAGCAGATGTTGGCTTAGTTGGCTTCCCGAGTGTTGGTAAATCAACCTTATTATCTGTTGTATCAGCAGCAAGACCTAAAATTGCAGCGTATCACTTTACAACGATTGTTCCCAATTTAGGAATGGTGGATGCTGGTGATGGTCGTAGTTTTGTTATGGCGGATTTACCAGGACTAATTGAAGGGGCAAGTCAAGGTGTCGGTTTAGGCCATCAATTCTTGCGCCATATTGAAAGAACACGTGTTATTGTCCATGTAATTGACATGTCTGGTTCAGAAGGACGTGTACCGTTTGATGATTACGTGGCAATTAATAATGAACTAGAACAATATAATTTGCGATTAATGGAACGCCCGCAAATCATTGTTGCTAACAAAATGGATATGCCAGATGCGGAAGAAAATTTAAAAGAATTTAAAACTAAAATAGAAGAAGAGATTCCAGTATTCCCAATTTCAGCTGTAACAAAAACGGGACTTCGTGAATTACTTCTTGCTATTGCTGATAAATTAGAAACAACACCAGAATTTCCACTTAACGAAATTTTGGAACAAGAAGATGAAGATACAGTTCTTTATAAATATGTTGCAGAAGAACCTGACTTCGAAATTACAAGAGAACCAGATGGTACATTTGTGTTAAGTGGAACGAAAATCGAACGCTTATTCACGATGACGAACTTTGAAAGAGATGCTTCTATTAGCCGTTTTGCGCGTCAACTTCGTGCAATGGGTGTAGATGAAGCACTTCGGAAACGCGGCGCTAAAGACGGGGATATTGTACGTCTGCTTGATTATGAATTTGAATTTATGGAGTAA
- the glpK gene encoding glycerol kinase GlpK, which yields MEKKYILALDQGTTSSRAMIIDEEGEVIGVAQEEFDQIFPKPGWVEHSANEIWASILAVIAGVLLKTNISSKEIAGIGITNQRETTVIWDKESGNPIYNAIVWQSRQTEDICKQLRKDGYEDTIRSKTGLLIDPYFAGTKARWILDHVDGAQERAEKGELLFGTIDTWLVWKLTGGRAHITDYSNASRTLLYNIYDLEWDDELLKMLNIPRAMLPEVRPSSEVYANTVPYHFFGEEVPVAGIAGDQQAALFGQGCFEKGMAKNTYGTGCFLLMNTGEKAVRSENGLLTTLAWGIDGKVEYALEGSIFVAGSAIQWLRDGLRMVRQSGDSENYASRIESTDGVYVVPAFVGLGAPYWDSDVRGAVFGLTRGTEKEQFIRATLESLAYQTRDVLYAMEQDSGIKLKTLRVDGGASANNFLMQFQSDILGVPVERPENKETTVLGAAFLAGLAVGVWKDKNEIKKHWKLDNRFEVEMKEEEREGLYEGWHKAVKAAQAFK from the coding sequence ATGGAAAAGAAATACATTTTGGCACTCGATCAAGGAACAACAAGCTCAAGAGCGATGATTATTGATGAAGAAGGAGAAGTAATTGGCGTTGCACAAGAAGAGTTTGATCAAATTTTTCCTAAACCAGGTTGGGTAGAACATAGTGCCAATGAAATTTGGGCTTCCATTCTAGCAGTTATTGCTGGTGTGTTATTAAAAACAAACATTTCTTCTAAAGAAATTGCAGGTATTGGTATCACCAACCAACGTGAAACAACTGTTATTTGGGATAAAGAAAGTGGTAATCCGATTTATAATGCAATTGTCTGGCAATCTCGTCAAACAGAAGATATTTGTAAACAGCTTCGTAAAGACGGTTATGAAGATACAATTCGTTCTAAAACAGGTCTTTTAATTGACCCTTACTTTGCCGGAACAAAAGCGCGGTGGATTTTGGATCATGTAGACGGAGCTCAAGAACGTGCGGAAAAAGGCGAATTACTTTTCGGAACGATTGATACTTGGCTAGTTTGGAAATTAACTGGTGGTCGTGCTCATATTACAGACTATTCCAACGCTTCTCGTACACTACTTTATAATATTTACGATTTAGAATGGGATGATGAGCTTCTGAAAATGCTAAATATCCCGAGAGCAATGTTACCAGAAGTTCGTCCATCGTCAGAAGTATACGCAAATACAGTTCCTTACCATTTCTTTGGAGAAGAAGTTCCGGTTGCGGGTATTGCCGGTGACCAACAAGCTGCCTTATTCGGTCAAGGCTGTTTTGAAAAAGGAATGGCGAAAAATACTTATGGAACTGGTTGTTTCTTATTAATGAATACAGGAGAAAAAGCGGTGCGTTCTGAAAATGGTCTACTTACAACCCTGGCATGGGGAATTGATGGTAAAGTAGAATATGCGTTAGAAGGTAGTATTTTTGTTGCTGGTTCTGCAATTCAGTGGTTACGTGATGGTTTACGAATGGTTCGTCAATCAGGCGACTCTGAGAACTATGCTAGTCGTATTGAGTCTACTGACGGCGTTTATGTTGTACCAGCATTTGTTGGTCTCGGCGCACCTTACTGGGATTCTGATGTTCGCGGTGCGGTATTTGGTTTAACTCGTGGTACGGAAAAAGAACAATTCATTCGTGCGACATTAGAATCACTTGCTTATCAAACGAGAGACGTGCTTTATGCAATGGAACAAGATTCCGGTATTAAGTTGAAAACATTACGGGTTGACGGCGGAGCATCAGCGAACAATTTCTTAATGCAATTCCAATCAGATATTTTAGGTGTTCCAGTTGAGCGCCCAGAAAATAAAGAAACTACGGTACTTGGAGCAGCATTCTTAGCTGGGCTTGCAGTAGGTGTTTGGAAAGATAAAAATGAAATTAAAAAACATTGGAAGCTAGATAATCGTTTTGAAGTAGAAATGAAAGAAGAAGAACGAGAAGGACTATATGAAGGTTGGCATAAAGCTGTTAAAGCAGCACAAGCTTTCAAATAA
- a CDS encoding MIP/aquaporin family protein gives MIDTSLATQFLGELIGTAILIILGAGVVAGVSLKKSKAENAGWVVVTLAWGLGVTMGVYVSGYMSMAHLNPAVTVGMALAGVFPWDYVLPYIVAQFIGAFIGATLVWLHYYPHWKQTEDKPTKLGVFATAPAIRHFTSNFFGEALGTFVLVFGLLSLGANSFSDGLNPLVVGALIIAIGMSLGGTTGYAINPARDLGPRIAHFVWPISGKGGSDWGYSWVPVLGPIMGGALGALGYNAIVNGEYGMWLWVFAVLFILILILTAQLDKKKDLA, from the coding sequence ATGATTGACACAAGTTTAGCAACACAGTTTTTAGGTGAATTAATTGGTACAGCAATCCTAATTATATTAGGTGCGGGTGTTGTAGCCGGGGTATCACTGAAAAAATCCAAAGCAGAAAATGCTGGCTGGGTCGTTGTTACTTTAGCTTGGGGGCTCGGTGTGACAATGGGAGTCTATGTTTCTGGATATATGAGTATGGCACATCTTAATCCTGCTGTAACAGTCGGTATGGCGCTTGCAGGTGTATTCCCATGGGATTATGTCTTGCCGTATATTGTAGCTCAGTTCATTGGGGCATTTATTGGGGCAACACTTGTATGGTTACACTATTATCCACATTGGAAACAAACGGAGGACAAACCTACTAAATTAGGGGTTTTTGCAACGGCACCGGCGATTCGCCACTTTACATCTAACTTTTTTGGTGAAGCATTAGGCACTTTTGTCTTAGTTTTTGGTTTGTTATCATTAGGAGCAAATTCTTTCTCAGATGGTTTAAATCCGCTTGTTGTTGGTGCGTTAATCATTGCAATTGGTATGTCACTCGGTGGAACAACTGGTTATGCAATTAACCCAGCTCGTGACCTTGGACCAAGAATTGCGCATTTTGTTTGGCCAATTTCAGGTAAAGGTGGGTCAGATTGGGGTTACTCATGGGTTCCGGTTCTAGGACCAATCATGGGAGGAGCATTAGGTGCTTTAGGGTATAATGCAATTGTAAATGGTGAATATGGAATGTGGTTATGGGTATTCGCTGTATTATTTATTTTAATCCTTATTTTAACCGCACAACTCGACAAGAAAAAAGATTTAGCATAA
- the rpmA gene encoding 50S ribosomal protein L27 produces the protein MLKFDIQHFAHKKGGGSTSNGRDSESKRLGAKRADGQFVTGGSILYRQRGTKIYPGTNVGRGGDDTLFAKTDGVVRFERMGRDKKKVSVYPEVQEA, from the coding sequence ATGTTAAAATTTGATATTCAACATTTTGCGCACAAAAAGGGTGGCGGTTCGACTTCTAACGGACGTGACTCTGAATCAAAACGATTAGGTGCAAAACGTGCGGACGGACAATTTGTTACTGGTGGATCTATCCTTTACCGTCAACGTGGTACTAAAATCTATCCAGGAACTAACGTAGGACGTGGCGGCGATGATACTTTATTTGCTAAAACGGATGGCGTTGTACGTTTTGAACGTATGGGACGCGACAAGAAAAAAGTTAGCGTTTATCCTGAAGTACAAGAAGCTTAA
- a CDS encoding ribosomal-processing cysteine protease Prp produces MIQVDVLREKNQIISFTMSGHADFAERGSDLVCAGASSIAFGMVNAISEVRDFEPEIEEAEGYLYYSVPAEFVGDEVVQILLTGMENQLRSLAYSYPDHIKINSK; encoded by the coding sequence ATGATTCAAGTCGATGTTTTGCGAGAAAAAAATCAAATAATTTCTTTTACAATGAGTGGACATGCTGATTTTGCCGAACGCGGCAGTGATTTAGTTTGTGCAGGTGCTTCGTCGATTGCTTTTGGAATGGTGAATGCTATTTCGGAAGTGCGTGACTTTGAACCTGAGATAGAAGAAGCAGAGGGTTACCTTTATTATTCTGTACCTGCTGAATTTGTTGGAGACGAAGTGGTTCAAATCTTGCTTACAGGGATGGAAAATCAACTAAGGTCATTAGCGTACAGCTATCCTGATCATATAAAAATTAACTCCAAATAG
- the rplU gene encoding 50S ribosomal protein L21: MYAIIETGGKQIKVEAGQEIYVEKLAGEVGDVVTFDKVLFVGGDSAKVGVPFVDGATVTAKVEKQGRAKKLTVYKYKPKKNYHKKQGHRQPYTKLTIDAINA, from the coding sequence ATGTACGCAATTATTGAAACAGGTGGGAAACAAATCAAAGTAGAAGCAGGCCAAGAAATCTATGTTGAGAAATTAGCAGGTGAAGTTGGTGATGTTGTTACTTTTGACAAAGTTCTATTCGTAGGCGGAGATTCCGCTAAAGTTGGCGTTCCATTCGTGGACGGAGCAACTGTAACAGCTAAAGTTGAAAAACAAGGCCGTGCGAAGAAATTGACAGTTTATAAATATAAACCGAAAAAGAACTACCACAAAAAACAAGGTCATCGTCAACCTTACACAAAATTAACTATTGATGCAATCAATGCTTAA
- a CDS encoding Rne/Rng family ribonuclease, with product MKKVVISAAYIEKRIAVLEDEQMIDMEVIRPSNKIQVGDIFYGFIQKIDRKINAAFVDLGNQNKGFIHLKDIPDFYEKTQGAKLPVQIIREGSVTKLPLLTAELTFPGDLLVYLYGKEYISISKRIMDKEPLKKTIELLLGKNEAVIIRSSAEKATKEQLETALNEAREEYEQVILKSNKRKKPGLLLSAAYGVFASTKQFIQRYEPDEIITDDFDFARVLESNWSDQVTLTKSADLFADLSIKKQIDRLSRPVVHLSNGSSLFIEKTEAMWVIDVNSGRYKGSTEKEKTVELINQKAVPEILKQIRLRNMSGMILVDFIGGMSESGYTELYEVLERQTREEYITTQIAALSQSGLLQLTRRKKQQSFLEATTIPCPTCYGTGHVASKETLAYQLERELSGIMQGEPESIQIITTEDVLDTFLDLNTLNDAPVDWEVADERIPFYQILRVEKQN from the coding sequence ATGAAAAAAGTAGTAATTAGTGCAGCTTATATAGAAAAAAGAATAGCAGTTCTTGAAGATGAGCAAATGATTGATATGGAAGTTATTAGGCCATCTAATAAAATCCAAGTGGGTGATATTTTTTATGGTTTTATTCAAAAAATTGACCGGAAAATAAATGCGGCTTTTGTTGACTTAGGCAATCAAAATAAAGGTTTTATCCATTTGAAAGATATTCCAGATTTTTATGAGAAAACACAAGGAGCCAAACTGCCCGTTCAAATTATCCGCGAAGGCAGTGTGACTAAACTTCCGCTTTTAACCGCTGAACTAACATTTCCAGGAGATTTACTTGTTTATTTATATGGAAAAGAATATATCTCTATTTCAAAAAGAATTATGGATAAAGAGCCCTTGAAAAAAACAATCGAATTGCTTTTAGGGAAAAATGAAGCTGTGATAATCCGCTCTAGTGCTGAAAAAGCCACGAAAGAACAATTGGAAACAGCACTAAATGAAGCTAGAGAAGAGTACGAGCAAGTAATTCTAAAAAGTAATAAACGAAAAAAACCAGGGCTGCTTTTATCTGCGGCTTATGGGGTGTTTGCTAGTACTAAACAATTTATTCAACGTTATGAACCAGATGAAATAATTACGGATGATTTTGATTTTGCGAGAGTGCTTGAGTCGAATTGGTCAGATCAAGTAACTCTAACGAAAAGTGCAGACTTATTTGCCGATTTAAGTATAAAAAAACAAATTGATCGCCTAAGTCGTCCTGTAGTTCATCTTTCGAATGGTTCTTCTTTATTTATTGAGAAAACAGAGGCGATGTGGGTGATAGATGTTAACTCTGGTCGCTATAAAGGTTCTACAGAAAAAGAAAAAACAGTAGAGCTTATTAATCAAAAAGCGGTTCCAGAAATACTTAAACAAATTCGCCTTCGAAATATGAGTGGCATGATTTTAGTAGATTTTATCGGCGGGATGTCGGAAAGTGGCTACACAGAACTCTATGAGGTGTTAGAACGGCAAACACGAGAAGAATATATTACAACCCAAATTGCGGCGCTTTCGCAGTCAGGGCTTCTTCAGCTAACCAGACGAAAGAAACAACAGTCATTTCTAGAAGCTACAACGATTCCTTGTCCGACTTGCTACGGAACAGGTCATGTAGCATCTAAAGAGACACTTGCATACCAATTAGAAAGAGAACTTTCAGGGATTATGCAAGGGGAGCCAGAAAGTATCCAGATCATTACAACAGAAGATGTATTAGATACTTTTCTGGATTTAAACACCTTAAATGATGCACCGGTTGATTGGGAAGTAGCAGATGAACGAATACCGTTCTATCAAATTTTACGTGTAGAGAAGCAAAATTAA
- the minD gene encoding septum site-determining protein MinD, producing the protein MGEAIVITSGKGGVGKTTSTANLGTALALQGKKVCLIDMDIGLRNLDVVLGLENRIIYDLVDVVEGRCKIHQAMIKDKRFDDLLFLLPAAQTTDKNAVSAEQMIDLINQLRPDYDFILIDCPAGIETGYKNAVAGADKAIVVTTPEISAVRDADRIIGLLEKEAIEPPKLIINRIRTQMMVNGDVMDIDEITTHLSIELLGIIIDDDEVIRSSNSGDPVAMLPNNRASQGYRNIARRILGESIPLMSIEAKKPGFFARLKQLFGGK; encoded by the coding sequence ATGGGAGAAGCTATAGTCATTACTTCTGGGAAAGGTGGAGTAGGAAAAACTACTTCAACTGCTAACTTGGGAACGGCACTTGCTCTTCAAGGTAAGAAAGTGTGCTTAATTGATATGGATATCGGCCTTCGCAATTTAGATGTTGTTTTAGGTCTTGAAAATCGAATTATATATGACTTAGTTGATGTAGTGGAAGGACGCTGTAAAATCCATCAAGCAATGATAAAAGATAAACGCTTTGATGATTTACTTTTCTTGCTACCTGCAGCACAAACAACAGATAAAAATGCGGTTTCGGCAGAACAAATGATAGACTTAATTAACCAATTACGTCCAGATTATGATTTTATTCTAATCGATTGTCCAGCAGGAATTGAAACTGGATATAAAAATGCGGTTGCTGGAGCTGATAAAGCTATTGTTGTTACTACTCCGGAAATTTCCGCTGTGCGTGATGCGGATCGAATTATTGGATTACTTGAAAAAGAAGCTATCGAACCACCAAAACTTATTATTAATCGTATTCGTACGCAAATGATGGTAAATGGCGATGTGATGGATATTGATGAGATTACCACACATTTATCCATTGAATTGCTCGGAATTATTATTGATGATGATGAAGTTATTCGCTCATCTAACAGCGGGGATCCGGTTGCGATGTTACCGAATAACCGTGCATCTCAAGGTTATCGAAATATCGCTCGACGCATTCTCGGTGAATCGATTCCGTTAATGTCTATCGAAGCGAAGAAGCCAGGATTTTTCGCACGCCTAAAACAACTTTTTGGCGGTAAATAA
- the minC gene encoding septum site-determining protein MinC produces MKKNVQIKGTKDGISIFLSDKASFLELQQELSQLLADKKQNPYSGEKLEVQVQIGNRLFSEEEELEISTIIHNNSQMKISAFYSNVMSKDDARKWKERDQIFSMATIIRSGQVVQVPGDFLLIGDVNPGGQIRSNGNVFVLGNIKGIIHAGFEGNESAVVAGKFLYPSQVRIAGKVYGFDNEEYKEVLDTDLFSAFVADTGEIVIDEIHKIRKIRPEISNFQGGR; encoded by the coding sequence ATGAAGAAGAATGTTCAAATTAAAGGCACAAAAGATGGCATTAGTATTTTTCTTAGTGATAAGGCTAGTTTCCTTGAGTTACAACAAGAATTGTCGCAATTACTAGCTGATAAAAAACAAAACCCATACTCTGGTGAAAAGTTAGAGGTACAAGTTCAAATTGGTAACCGTCTGTTCTCAGAGGAAGAAGAACTTGAAATATCTACTATTATTCATAATAACAGTCAAATGAAAATTAGTGCATTTTATAGTAATGTGATGTCCAAAGATGACGCCAGAAAATGGAAAGAGCGTGACCAAATTTTTTCTATGGCGACCATTATTCGTTCTGGGCAAGTCGTTCAAGTCCCTGGCGATTTTTTATTGATTGGTGATGTGAATCCAGGTGGACAAATCCGCTCCAATGGCAATGTTTTTGTGCTCGGTAATATTAAGGGGATTATTCATGCTGGGTTTGAAGGAAATGAAAGTGCAGTTGTAGCTGGGAAATTTCTTTATCCATCACAAGTTAGAATTGCTGGTAAAGTTTATGGTTTTGATAATGAAGAATATAAAGAAGTTTTAGATACAGATTTATTTTCTGCGTTTGTTGCTGATACTGGAGAAATTGTCATTGACGAGATACATAAGATAAGAAAAATTAGACCCGAAATTTCTAATTTTCAAGGAGGGCGTTAA
- the mreD gene encoding rod shape-determining protein MreD has product MNLKKNIALPAIMVGAFILEGVFSLQFANGLFNDKHLFIPHFLLVMLTIMTCFYKRNTTLVYAFILGLLFDIYYTGVMGIYFAIFPFTVYITDKFMKVLQNNVFLVGLIAIFNVILTESLVYAFYYLIGSTTMSIPVFIDQRLWTTILFNFAFFLVVFYPFRLFLNRLVKSE; this is encoded by the coding sequence ATGAATTTAAAGAAAAACATTGCTCTCCCCGCAATCATGGTCGGCGCCTTTATTTTAGAGGGCGTCTTTAGTCTTCAATTTGCTAATGGCCTTTTTAATGATAAGCATCTGTTTATTCCACATTTTTTACTGGTAATGTTGACGATAATGACATGTTTTTATAAGCGTAATACTACTTTAGTATATGCTTTTATCTTAGGACTGTTATTTGATATTTATTATACTGGTGTTATGGGGATTTATTTTGCTATTTTTCCTTTTACTGTATATATTACAGATAAATTTATGAAAGTGCTGCAAAATAATGTTTTCCTTGTTGGTTTAATAGCTATTTTTAACGTTATTCTTACCGAAAGCTTGGTTTATGCATTTTATTATTTAATTGGTTCAACAACGATGAGTATTCCGGTTTTTATTGATCAACGTTTATGGACGACCATTTTATTTAATTTTGCATTCTTTTTAGTTGTTTTTTATCCATTCCGACTATTTTTGAATCGATTGGTTAAATCAGAGTAA
- the mreC gene encoding rod shape-determining protein MreC: protein MPQFFLNKRLIILLISIIVLVALVGFSLRDRENASWPEQFVKDVVGFGENIVAKPTSFVSGVFGGVTDLKNTYTENQHLKERLEELAQLESEVADLKKENKDLKENLDIADSIRDYDPVNASVISRNPTNWNDQVEIDKGSSDGVKPDMAVTTPSGLIGKVTTTGAKSATVELLTSSDVKNRVSAKVQGTENAYGIINGYDSDTKLLELKQLPYDMKFKKGQKVVTSGLGGKFPAGIFIGTIEKVETDKMGLSQTAYIKPGADIYDLNHVTVLKRSAETGTSADDSTSSDTTGGE, encoded by the coding sequence ATGCCACAATTTTTTCTAAATAAACGTTTGATTATCTTGTTAATATCTATTATTGTTCTTGTCGCTTTAGTTGGTTTTTCTTTACGTGATCGTGAGAATGCTTCGTGGCCAGAACAATTTGTGAAAGATGTTGTTGGATTTGGTGAAAATATTGTAGCTAAGCCTACTTCATTTGTTTCAGGTGTTTTTGGTGGAGTTACAGACTTGAAAAATACCTACACTGAAAATCAACATCTGAAAGAACGTTTAGAAGAATTGGCACAACTTGAAAGTGAAGTTGCAGACTTAAAAAAAGAAAATAAAGACTTAAAAGAAAATCTTGATATTGCTGATAGTATTCGTGATTATGATCCAGTCAATGCTTCTGTTATTTCTAGAAATCCAACAAATTGGAATGACCAAGTGGAAATTGACAAAGGTTCTAGCGACGGAGTGAAACCAGATATGGCAGTTACTACACCAAGTGGACTTATTGGTAAAGTAACAACTACAGGAGCTAAATCGGCTACGGTTGAATTATTAACTTCATCCGACGTGAAAAACCGTGTTTCTGCAAAAGTACAAGGTACAGAAAACGCCTACGGAATTATCAATGGTTACGACAGTGATACGAAGTTGCTTGAATTAAAACAATTACCGTATGATATGAAGTTTAAAAAAGGACAGAAGGTAGTTACTTCTGGACTTGGAGGTAAATTCCCAGCTGGTATTTTCATTGGAACAATTGAAAAAGTGGAAACCGATAAAATGGGATTATCTCAAACAGCTTATATTAAACCAGGTGCTGATATTTACGATTTAAATCATGTTACTGTTTTGAAACGTTCAGCAGAAACAGGGACTTCAGCGGATGACTCAACTAGCTCGGACACGACTGGAGGAGAGTAA
- a CDS encoding rod shape-determining protein has protein sequence MFGFGNKDIGIDLGTANTLVYMKGKGIVLREPSVVAMKKDTQEIVAVGSDAKNMIGRTPGNIVAIRPMKDGVIADYDTTAAMMKYYIQKAGKSVNASKPRVMICVPSGITGVEKRAVIDATRQAGAKDAFTIEEPFAAAIGAGLPVGEPTGSMVVDIGGGTTEVAVISLGGIVTSRSVRTAGDDLDEVIINYIRKKYNLLIGDRTAEAIKMEIGSASPKGLDLSPFSIRGRDLVTGLPKTIEVTPEEISEALADTVAAIIDAVKGTLENTPPELSADIMDKGIVLTGGGALLRNLDTVISEETKMPVIIADEPLDCVAIGTGKALENMDMYKRKKMN, from the coding sequence ATGTTTGGATTTGGTAATAAAGATATTGGAATTGACTTAGGAACTGCGAACACGCTTGTCTATATGAAGGGAAAAGGTATTGTCCTTCGTGAGCCTTCTGTTGTTGCAATGAAAAAAGACACACAAGAAATTGTTGCCGTTGGTAGTGATGCAAAGAATATGATTGGAAGAACTCCAGGGAATATTGTTGCAATTCGCCCGATGAAAGATGGGGTTATTGCTGATTATGATACAACAGCAGCAATGATGAAGTATTACATACAAAAAGCTGGTAAAAGTGTTAATGCTAGCAAACCGCGTGTGATGATATGTGTACCTTCAGGAATTACAGGTGTAGAAAAACGTGCCGTAATTGATGCCACTCGTCAAGCCGGAGCAAAAGATGCTTTCACAATTGAAGAACCTTTTGCAGCAGCTATTGGCGCAGGTCTTCCAGTTGGAGAACCCACAGGAAGTATGGTTGTTGATATCGGTGGAGGAACGACAGAAGTTGCTGTAATTTCTCTAGGTGGAATTGTAACTAGCCGCTCTGTAAGAACTGCTGGCGACGATTTAGATGAAGTTATCATTAATTATATTCGCAAAAAGTATAATCTGTTAATCGGAGACCGTACTGCTGAAGCTATCAAAATGGAAATTGGTTCTGCTAGTCCAAAGGGATTAGACTTATCTCCATTTAGCATCCGTGGTCGTGACTTAGTAACTGGATTACCAAAAACAATTGAAGTTACTCCTGAAGAGATTAGTGAAGCTCTAGCTGACACTGTGGCAGCAATTATTGATGCTGTTAAAGGAACACTTGAAAATACACCGCCTGAACTTTCCGCAGATATTATGGATAAAGGGATTGTACTTACTGGTGGTGGAGCATTATTACGTAATTTGGATACAGTTATTTCTGAAGAAACTAAAATGCCAGTCATTATTGCTGACGAACCACTTGATTGTGTAGCAATTGGTACTGGTAAAGCTTTAGAAAATATGGACATGTATAAACGTAAAAAAATGAACTAA
- the radC gene encoding RadC family protein, producing the protein MLSNEISGNEKPREKLQNYGIEALSTSELVAIIIETGTKSESVLTIANRIIMKFKHVAEMQYASLEEFQLINGIGIAKASKIMAAIELGKRISLVTEREEIVIRCPGDAAKLVMPELAFLFQEHFHCIFLNTKNQVIYRQTIFVGGLNASIVHPREVFRLALRKSAASIMCFHNHPSGDPTPSSEDLLVTKRLVEAGSIIGITLLDHIIIGKNKYISLKEKGYF; encoded by the coding sequence ATGTTATCAAACGAAATTTCAGGAAATGAGAAGCCTCGCGAGAAATTACAAAACTATGGTATAGAGGCACTTTCTACTTCAGAATTAGTCGCAATTATCATTGAAACAGGCACGAAAAGTGAGTCTGTTTTAACTATCGCGAACCGTATTATTATGAAATTCAAACATGTAGCTGAAATGCAATATGCTTCTTTGGAAGAGTTTCAATTAATTAATGGCATTGGTATTGCTAAAGCTTCTAAAATAATGGCCGCTATTGAATTAGGAAAGAGAATTAGTTTAGTAACGGAGCGTGAAGAAATTGTCATTAGATGTCCAGGGGATGCAGCGAAATTAGTTATGCCGGAATTAGCTTTTCTTTTTCAAGAACATTTTCACTGCATTTTTTTAAATACTAAAAATCAAGTCATTTACAGACAAACGATTTTTGTTGGGGGACTAAATGCATCTATTGTCCATCCTAGAGAAGTTTTTAGGTTAGCATTAAGAAAGTCTGCTGCTTCTATCATGTGCTTTCATAATCATCCTTCTGGGGATCCAACTCCATCTAGTGAAGACTTACTTGTGACAAAACGATTAGTGGAAGCGGGTAGTATTATTGGTATTACACTACTAGACCATATTATTATTGGAAAAAATAAGTACATTAGTCTAAAAGAAAAAGGTTATTTCTGA